Proteins from one Telopea speciosissima isolate NSW1024214 ecotype Mountain lineage chromosome 1, Tspe_v1, whole genome shotgun sequence genomic window:
- the LOC122660955 gene encoding gibberellin 20 oxidase 1-D-like, giving the protein MTIDCVANASMMSLPSSPQPPMSPPSEGDGKEEQQQQQQPLVFDAAVLRHQPNIPIQFIWPDEDKPSAEARELSVPLINLGGFLSGDPVAAMEASKQVGEACEKHGFFLVVNHGVDGQLVADAHSYMDFLFDMPLHEKQRAQRKPGEHTGYASSFTGRFSSKLPWKETLSFRYSADIQSTNITVEDYFLNVLGERFRQFGKVYQEYCEAMNKLSLGIMELLGMSLGVGRAHFRQFFEGNDSIMRLNYYPPCQKPHLTLGTGPHCDPTSLTILHQDNVGGLQVFVDEEWRSISPHSEAFVVNIGDTFMALSNGRYKSCLHRAVVNRETPRKSLAFFLCPQTEKIVRPPSELVDKEHPRKYPDFTWSSLLEFTQKHYRADMKTLAVFSQWLHQQENK; this is encoded by the exons ATGACAATCGATTGCGTTGCAAATGCATCGATGATGAGCCTTCCCTCGTCGCCACAACCACCGATGTCTCCACCAAGCGAAGGAGATGGGAAAgaagagcagcagcagcaacaacaacctCTAGTGTTCGATGCCGCCGTCCTTCGACACCAACCCAATATACCTATACAGTTTATATGGCCTGACGAAGACAAACCCAGTGCTGAGGCACGAGAACTCTCTGTTCCACTCATCAACTTGGGTGGGTTTTTATCAGGAGACCCAGTTGCTGCTATGGAAGCATCAAAACAGGTTGGGGAAGCCTGTGAGAAACATGGGTTTTTCCTGGTTGTAAATCATGGTGTGGATGGGCAACTCGTTGCCGATGCTCATAGCTACATGGACTTCTTGTTTGATATGCCGCTCCATGAAAAGCAGAGAGCTCAGAGGAAACCAGGAGAGCACACTGGGTATGCTAGTAGCTTTACTGGGAGGTTCTCTTCCAAGCTCCCATGGAAGGAAACCCTCTCATTCCGCTACTCTGCTGACATTCAATCAACCAACATCACAGTAGAAGATTACTTCTTGAATGTCTTGGGTGAACGCTTCAGGCAATTCGG GAAGGTGTACCAAGAGTACTGTGAGGCGATGAACAAACTCTCACTAGGGATCATGGAGCTACTAGGAATGAGCCTAGGGGTCGGAAGAGCTCATTTCAGGCAGTTCTTCGAAGGGAATGATTCAATAATGAGGTTGAACTACTACCCACCATGCCAAAAGCCACATCTGACTCTAGGAACAGGGCCACACTGTGATCCCACATCCTTAACAATCCTTCATCAAGACAATGTTGGTGGTCTACAAGTATTTGTAGACGAAGAGTGGCGTTCCATAAGTCCCCATTCTGAAGCATTTGTTGTTAACATTGGAGATACTTTCATG gcTCTATCAAATGGAAGGTACAAGAGTTGCTTGCACAGAGCAGTGGTGAACAGAGAGACACCAAGGAAGTCACTAGCATTCTTCTTGTGCCCACAGACAGAGAAGATAGTGAGGCCGCCGAGTGAGCTGGTGGACAAAGAGCACCCAAGGAAGTACCCTGACTTCACATGGTCATCGCTGCTGGAGTTTACCCAGAAGCACTATAGAGCTGACATGAAGACCCTTGCCGTCTTCTCCCAATGGCTTCATCAGCAAGAAAACAAATGA